The following coding sequences lie in one Calidithermus timidus DSM 17022 genomic window:
- the casB gene encoding type I-E CRISPR-associated protein Cse2/CasB: MQARTNKEQAFVKHLRERGEPADLARLRRALGESDQVVVPAVEGFLARLPKESEDSWARTVYYLVAGLWASTVSSSELERFREQLEEEPEATSEESAARPSAEERYRRTLGYAIAQLYLARDQAKSIEQRFVALLDADEEQLPYRLRQMVRLLKSEEIPIHWAELLRDLLAWNGEHKPVQQKWARAFYRRASQEES; this comes from the coding sequence GTGCAAGCACGGACTAATAAAGAGCAAGCCTTCGTAAAGCACTTGCGTGAGCGAGGTGAGCCCGCCGACCTAGCGCGGCTGCGGCGGGCTTTGGGCGAGTCAGACCAGGTCGTTGTTCCGGCGGTGGAGGGTTTTCTGGCACGCTTGCCCAAGGAGTCCGAAGACTCCTGGGCCCGCACGGTCTACTACCTGGTGGCAGGGCTCTGGGCCAGCACGGTTTCGTCTTCCGAACTGGAGCGCTTTCGCGAGCAACTCGAGGAAGAACCCGAGGCCACCTCGGAGGAGAGCGCCGCGCGGCCCTCGGCAGAGGAACGCTACCGCCGCACGCTGGGCTACGCTATCGCCCAGCTCTACCTCGCTCGAGACCAGGCCAAAAGCATCGAGCAGCGCTTCGTAGCCCTTTTGGACGCCGACGAGGAACAACTGCCCTACCGCCTGCGCCAGATGGTGCGGCTTCTCAAGAGCGAGGAGATACCCATTCACTGGGCGGAGCTTCTGCGCGACCTGCTGGCCTGGAACGGCGAGCACAAGCCGGTGCAGCAAAAGTGGGCCCGAGCTTTCTACCGCCGGGCATCTCAGGAGGAAAGCTGA
- a CDS encoding DUF4177 domain-containing protein codes for MRYEYKAVQLPKHISVNARNRDSAAAELIQGVINNFAAEGWEFYRIDTVTTVEPPGCLAALFGQKDTYTPLNVVIFRRSL; via the coding sequence ATGAGATACGAGTACAAGGCCGTCCAACTCCCCAAGCACATTTCAGTGAATGCTCGGAACCGAGATAGCGCAGCCGCCGAGTTGATCCAGGGCGTTATCAACAATTTCGCTGCAGAAGGGTGGGAGTTCTACCGCATCGACACGGTGACTACCGTAGAACCCCCCGGATGCTTGGCGGCGCTATTTGGTCAAAAAGATACCTATACGCCACTCAATGTGGTTATCTTCCGACGTTCTTTGTAA